The Pelodiscus sinensis isolate JC-2024 chromosome 5, ASM4963464v1, whole genome shotgun sequence genome includes a region encoding these proteins:
- the PCDH10 gene encoding protocadherin-10 isoform X2 produces MIVLFLLALLWMVEGALSQLHYTVQEEQEHGTFVGNIAEDLGLDITKLSARRFQTVPNSRSPYLELNLETGVLYVNEKIDREQICKQSPSCQLHLEVFLENPLELFRVEIEVLDINDNPPSFPEPDLTVEISESATPGTRFPLESAFDPDVGTNSLRTYEITPNSYFSLDVQTQGDGNRFAELVLDKPLDREQQAVHRYVLTAVDGGQPQQRTGTALLTIRVLDSNDNVPAFEQPVYTVSLPENSPPGTLVLQLNASDPDEGQNGEVIYSFSSHISARARELFGLSPRTGRLEVSGELDYEESSVYQVYVQAKDLGPNAVPAHCKVLVRVLDANDNPPEISFSTVKEAVSEAAAPGTVVALFSVSDRDSEENGQVQCELLQGDAPFRLKSSFKNYYTIVTEGPLDREQPGGDAYTLTVVARDLGEPALSTSKSIQVRVSDVNDNAPRFSQPLYQVYVSENNVPGAYIYAVSATDRDQGANAQLAYSILESQIQGMSVFTYVSINAENGFLYALRSFDYEQLKEFSFQVEARDAGEEPQPLAGNATVSILVVDQNDNAPAIVSPLPGRNGTPAREVLPRGAEPGYLVSRVAAVDADDGENARLTYSIARGNEASLFRMDWRTGELRTARKVPAKRDPQRPFELVIEVRDHGQPPLSSTAAIQVVLVDGAVERQGGGGGGGGGGLGAGGGGGGGAGGEHRPSRSGGETSLDLTLILIIALGSVSFIFLLAMIVLAVRCQKEKKLNIYTCLASDCCLGCCCCCPCCSRQARARKKKLSKSDIMLVQSSNVPSNPAQVPVEESGSFGSHHHNQNYCYQVCLTPESAKTDLMFLKPCSPSRSTDTEHNPCGAIVTGYTDQQPDIISNGSILSNETKHQRGELSYLVDRPRRVNSSAFQEADIVSSKDSGHGDSEQGDSDHDATNRGQSSGMDLFSNCTEECKALGHSDRCWMPSFVPSDGRQAADYRSNLHVPGMDSVPDTEVFETPEAQPGAERSFSTFGKEKALHNTLERKELDGLLTNTRAPYKPPYLICQR; encoded by the exons ATGATTGTGCTATTCCTCCTTGCCTTGCTCTGGATGGTGGAGGGAGCCCTTTCCCAGCTTCACTACACGGTGCAAGAGGAGCAGGAGCATGGCACGTTCGTGGGGAATATCGCCGAGGACCTGGGCTTGGACATTACAAAACTTTCGGCTCGCCGTTTCCAGACGGTGCCCAACTCCCGGAGTCCTTACCTGGAGCTCAACCTGGAGACCGGGGTGCTGTACGTGAACGAGAAGATCGACCGGGAGCAGATCTGCAAGCAGAGTCCCTCCTGCCAGCTGCACCTGGAGGTCTTCTTAGAGAACCCCTTGGAGCTGTTCCGGGTGGAGATCGAGGTGCTGGACATCAACGAcaatcctccctccttccctgagccGGACCTGACCGTGGAGATCTCCGAGAGCGCCACGCCGGGCACCCGCTTCCCACTGGAGAGCGCCTTCGACCCGGACGTGGGCACCAACTCGCTGCGCACCTACGAGatcacccccaacagctacttCTCGCTGGACGTGCAGACCCAGGGCGACGGCAACCGCTTCGCCGAGCTGGTGCTGGACAAGCCCCTGGACCGCGAGCAGCAGGCGGTGCATCGCTACGTGCTGACCGCGGTGGACggggggcagccccagcagcGCACCGGCACCGCCCTGCTCACCATCAGGGTGCTGGACTCCAATGACAACGTGCCCGCCTTCGAGCAGCCCGTCTACACCGTGTCCCTGCCGGAGAACTCGCCGCCGGGCACCCTGGTGCTGCAGCTCAACGCCAGCGACCCGGACGAGGGCCAGAACGGCGAGGTGATCTACTCCTTCAGCAGCCACATCTCGGCCCGGGCGCGGGAGCTCTTCGGCCTCTCGCCGCGCACGGGCCGGCTGGAGGTGAGCGGCGAGCTGGACTACGAGGAGAGCAGCGTGTACCAGGTGTACGTGCAAGCCAAGGACCTGGGGCCCAACGCCGTGCCCGCCCACTGCAAGGTGCTGGTGCGGGTGCTGGACGCCAACGACAACCCGCCCGAGATCAGCTTCTCCACCGTGAAGGAGGCGGTGAGCGAGGCGGCCGCGCCGGGCACGGTGGTGGCCCTGTTCAGCGTCTCGGACCGGGACTCGGAGGAGAACGGGCAGGTGCAGTGCGAGCTGCTGCAGGGCGACGCGCCTTTCCGCCTCAAGAGCTCCTTCAAGAACTACTACACCATCGTGACCGAGGGGCCGCTGGACCGCGAGCAGCCGGGCGGCGACGCCTACACCCTCACGGTGGTGGCCCGCGACCTGGGCGAGCCGGCTCTGAGCACCAGCAAGTCCATCCAGGTGCGGGTGAGCGACGTGAACGACAACGCGCCGCGCTTCAGCCAGCCCCTCTACCAGGTGTATGTGAGCGAGAACAACGTGCCGGGCGCCTACATCTACGCCGTCAGCGCCACCGACCGGGACCAGGGCGCCAACGCCCAGCTCGCCTACTCCATCCTGGAGAGCCAGATCCAGGGCATGTCGGTCTTCACCTACGTCTCCATCAACGCCGAGAACGGCTTCCTCTACGCCCTGCGCTCCTTCGACTACGAGCAGCTCAAGGAGttcagcttccaggtggaggccCGCGACGCCGGCGAGGAGCCGCAGCCGCTGGCCGGCAACGCCACCGTCAGCATCCTGGTGGTGGACCAGAACGACAACGCGCCCGCCATCGTCAGCCCCCTGCCGGGCCGCAACGGCACCCCGGCGCGGGAGGTGCTGCCCCGCGGCGCCGAGCCCGGCTACCTGGTGAGCCGCGTGGCGGCGGTGGACGCGGACGACGGGGAGAACGCGCGCCTGACCTACAGCATCGCGCGGGGCAACGAGGCCAGCCTCTTCCGCATGGACTGGCGCACCGGCGAGCTGCGCACCGCGCGCAAGGTGCCGGCCAAGCGCGACCCCCAGCGGCCCTTCGAGCTGGTGATCGAGGTGCGGGACCACGGGCAGCCGCCGCTCTCCTCCACCGCCGCCATCCAGGTGGTGCTGGTGGACGGCGCGGTGGAGCgccagggaggcgggggaggcggcggcggcggcggcctgggcgcggggggaggcggcgggggaggggcgggaggggagcatcGCCCCAGCCGCTCCGGGGGCGAGACCTCGCTGGACTTGACCCTCATCCTCATCATCGCCCTGGGCTCGGTGTCTTTCATTTTCCTGCTGGCCATGATCGTGCTGGCCGTGCGCTGCCAGAAGGAGAAGAAGCTCAACATCTACACCTGCCTGGCCAGCGACTGctgcctgggctgctgctgctgctgcccctgctgcagccGCCAAGCCCGGGCCCGCAAGAAGAAGCTCAGCAAGTCGGATATCATGCTGGTGCAGAGCTCCAACGTCCCCAGTAACCCGGCCCAGGTCCCGGTGGAGGAATCGGGCAGCTTCGGATCCCACCATCACAACCAGAACTACTGCTACCAGGTCTGCCTCACTCCGGAGTCAGCCAAGACCGACCTGATGTTCCTcaagccctgcagcccctcccggAGCACTGACACGGAGCACAACCCCTGTGGGGCCATAGTGACGGGTTACACGGACCAGCAGCCTGACATCATCTCCAATGGCAGCATATTGTCTAACGAG ACAAAACATCAGCGTGGAGAGCTCAGTTATCTAGTTGATAGACCTCGACGGGTAAACAG TTCTGCATTCCAGGAAGCAGACATAGTAAGCTCTAAGGACAGTGGTCATGGAGACAGCGAACAAGGAGACAGTGATCATGATGCCACTAATCGAGGTCAATCCTCTG GCATGGATCTCTTCTCCAATTGCACAGAGGAATGTAAAGCGCTGGGCCACTCGGATCGGTGCTGGATGCCCTCTTTTGTCCCGTCCGATGGACGCCAGGCTGCAGATTATCGCAGCAATCTGCATGTGCCCGGTATGGACTCTGTTCCAGACACTGAAGTGTTTGAAACACCAGAagcccagcctggggcagagaggtcCTTTTCCACCTTCGGCAAGGAGAAGGCCCTCCACAACACTCTGGAGAGGAAGGAGTTGGATGGACTGCTGACTAATACACGAGCGCCTTACAAACCACCATATTTGA taTGTCAGAGGTAG
- the PCDH10 gene encoding protocadherin-10 isoform X1 — MIVLFLLALLWMVEGALSQLHYTVQEEQEHGTFVGNIAEDLGLDITKLSARRFQTVPNSRSPYLELNLETGVLYVNEKIDREQICKQSPSCQLHLEVFLENPLELFRVEIEVLDINDNPPSFPEPDLTVEISESATPGTRFPLESAFDPDVGTNSLRTYEITPNSYFSLDVQTQGDGNRFAELVLDKPLDREQQAVHRYVLTAVDGGQPQQRTGTALLTIRVLDSNDNVPAFEQPVYTVSLPENSPPGTLVLQLNASDPDEGQNGEVIYSFSSHISARARELFGLSPRTGRLEVSGELDYEESSVYQVYVQAKDLGPNAVPAHCKVLVRVLDANDNPPEISFSTVKEAVSEAAAPGTVVALFSVSDRDSEENGQVQCELLQGDAPFRLKSSFKNYYTIVTEGPLDREQPGGDAYTLTVVARDLGEPALSTSKSIQVRVSDVNDNAPRFSQPLYQVYVSENNVPGAYIYAVSATDRDQGANAQLAYSILESQIQGMSVFTYVSINAENGFLYALRSFDYEQLKEFSFQVEARDAGEEPQPLAGNATVSILVVDQNDNAPAIVSPLPGRNGTPAREVLPRGAEPGYLVSRVAAVDADDGENARLTYSIARGNEASLFRMDWRTGELRTARKVPAKRDPQRPFELVIEVRDHGQPPLSSTAAIQVVLVDGAVERQGGGGGGGGGGLGAGGGGGGGAGGEHRPSRSGGETSLDLTLILIIALGSVSFIFLLAMIVLAVRCQKEKKLNIYTCLASDCCLGCCCCCPCCSRQARARKKKLSKSDIMLVQSSNVPSNPAQVPVEESGSFGSHHHNQNYCYQVCLTPESAKTDLMFLKPCSPSRSTDTEHNPCGAIVTGYTDQQPDIISNGSILSNETKHQRGELSYLVDRPRRVNSSAFQEADIVSSKDSGHGDSEQGDSDHDATNRGQSSGMDLFSNCTEECKALGHSDRCWMPSFVPSDGRQAADYRSNLHVPGMDSVPDTEVFETPEAQPGAERSFSTFGKEKALHNTLERKELDGLLTNTRAPYKPPYLTRKRIC, encoded by the exons ATGATTGTGCTATTCCTCCTTGCCTTGCTCTGGATGGTGGAGGGAGCCCTTTCCCAGCTTCACTACACGGTGCAAGAGGAGCAGGAGCATGGCACGTTCGTGGGGAATATCGCCGAGGACCTGGGCTTGGACATTACAAAACTTTCGGCTCGCCGTTTCCAGACGGTGCCCAACTCCCGGAGTCCTTACCTGGAGCTCAACCTGGAGACCGGGGTGCTGTACGTGAACGAGAAGATCGACCGGGAGCAGATCTGCAAGCAGAGTCCCTCCTGCCAGCTGCACCTGGAGGTCTTCTTAGAGAACCCCTTGGAGCTGTTCCGGGTGGAGATCGAGGTGCTGGACATCAACGAcaatcctccctccttccctgagccGGACCTGACCGTGGAGATCTCCGAGAGCGCCACGCCGGGCACCCGCTTCCCACTGGAGAGCGCCTTCGACCCGGACGTGGGCACCAACTCGCTGCGCACCTACGAGatcacccccaacagctacttCTCGCTGGACGTGCAGACCCAGGGCGACGGCAACCGCTTCGCCGAGCTGGTGCTGGACAAGCCCCTGGACCGCGAGCAGCAGGCGGTGCATCGCTACGTGCTGACCGCGGTGGACggggggcagccccagcagcGCACCGGCACCGCCCTGCTCACCATCAGGGTGCTGGACTCCAATGACAACGTGCCCGCCTTCGAGCAGCCCGTCTACACCGTGTCCCTGCCGGAGAACTCGCCGCCGGGCACCCTGGTGCTGCAGCTCAACGCCAGCGACCCGGACGAGGGCCAGAACGGCGAGGTGATCTACTCCTTCAGCAGCCACATCTCGGCCCGGGCGCGGGAGCTCTTCGGCCTCTCGCCGCGCACGGGCCGGCTGGAGGTGAGCGGCGAGCTGGACTACGAGGAGAGCAGCGTGTACCAGGTGTACGTGCAAGCCAAGGACCTGGGGCCCAACGCCGTGCCCGCCCACTGCAAGGTGCTGGTGCGGGTGCTGGACGCCAACGACAACCCGCCCGAGATCAGCTTCTCCACCGTGAAGGAGGCGGTGAGCGAGGCGGCCGCGCCGGGCACGGTGGTGGCCCTGTTCAGCGTCTCGGACCGGGACTCGGAGGAGAACGGGCAGGTGCAGTGCGAGCTGCTGCAGGGCGACGCGCCTTTCCGCCTCAAGAGCTCCTTCAAGAACTACTACACCATCGTGACCGAGGGGCCGCTGGACCGCGAGCAGCCGGGCGGCGACGCCTACACCCTCACGGTGGTGGCCCGCGACCTGGGCGAGCCGGCTCTGAGCACCAGCAAGTCCATCCAGGTGCGGGTGAGCGACGTGAACGACAACGCGCCGCGCTTCAGCCAGCCCCTCTACCAGGTGTATGTGAGCGAGAACAACGTGCCGGGCGCCTACATCTACGCCGTCAGCGCCACCGACCGGGACCAGGGCGCCAACGCCCAGCTCGCCTACTCCATCCTGGAGAGCCAGATCCAGGGCATGTCGGTCTTCACCTACGTCTCCATCAACGCCGAGAACGGCTTCCTCTACGCCCTGCGCTCCTTCGACTACGAGCAGCTCAAGGAGttcagcttccaggtggaggccCGCGACGCCGGCGAGGAGCCGCAGCCGCTGGCCGGCAACGCCACCGTCAGCATCCTGGTGGTGGACCAGAACGACAACGCGCCCGCCATCGTCAGCCCCCTGCCGGGCCGCAACGGCACCCCGGCGCGGGAGGTGCTGCCCCGCGGCGCCGAGCCCGGCTACCTGGTGAGCCGCGTGGCGGCGGTGGACGCGGACGACGGGGAGAACGCGCGCCTGACCTACAGCATCGCGCGGGGCAACGAGGCCAGCCTCTTCCGCATGGACTGGCGCACCGGCGAGCTGCGCACCGCGCGCAAGGTGCCGGCCAAGCGCGACCCCCAGCGGCCCTTCGAGCTGGTGATCGAGGTGCGGGACCACGGGCAGCCGCCGCTCTCCTCCACCGCCGCCATCCAGGTGGTGCTGGTGGACGGCGCGGTGGAGCgccagggaggcgggggaggcggcggcggcggcggcctgggcgcggggggaggcggcgggggaggggcgggaggggagcatcGCCCCAGCCGCTCCGGGGGCGAGACCTCGCTGGACTTGACCCTCATCCTCATCATCGCCCTGGGCTCGGTGTCTTTCATTTTCCTGCTGGCCATGATCGTGCTGGCCGTGCGCTGCCAGAAGGAGAAGAAGCTCAACATCTACACCTGCCTGGCCAGCGACTGctgcctgggctgctgctgctgctgcccctgctgcagccGCCAAGCCCGGGCCCGCAAGAAGAAGCTCAGCAAGTCGGATATCATGCTGGTGCAGAGCTCCAACGTCCCCAGTAACCCGGCCCAGGTCCCGGTGGAGGAATCGGGCAGCTTCGGATCCCACCATCACAACCAGAACTACTGCTACCAGGTCTGCCTCACTCCGGAGTCAGCCAAGACCGACCTGATGTTCCTcaagccctgcagcccctcccggAGCACTGACACGGAGCACAACCCCTGTGGGGCCATAGTGACGGGTTACACGGACCAGCAGCCTGACATCATCTCCAATGGCAGCATATTGTCTAACGAG ACAAAACATCAGCGTGGAGAGCTCAGTTATCTAGTTGATAGACCTCGACGGGTAAACAG TTCTGCATTCCAGGAAGCAGACATAGTAAGCTCTAAGGACAGTGGTCATGGAGACAGCGAACAAGGAGACAGTGATCATGATGCCACTAATCGAGGTCAATCCTCTG GCATGGATCTCTTCTCCAATTGCACAGAGGAATGTAAAGCGCTGGGCCACTCGGATCGGTGCTGGATGCCCTCTTTTGTCCCGTCCGATGGACGCCAGGCTGCAGATTATCGCAGCAATCTGCATGTGCCCGGTATGGACTCTGTTCCAGACACTGAAGTGTTTGAAACACCAGAagcccagcctggggcagagaggtcCTTTTCCACCTTCGGCAAGGAGAAGGCCCTCCACAACACTCTGGAGAGGAAGGAGTTGGATGGACTGCTGACTAATACACGAGCGCCTTACAAACCACCATATTTGA
- the PCDH10 gene encoding protocadherin-10 isoform X3 yields the protein MIVLFLLALLWMVEGALSQLHYTVQEEQEHGTFVGNIAEDLGLDITKLSARRFQTVPNSRSPYLELNLETGVLYVNEKIDREQICKQSPSCQLHLEVFLENPLELFRVEIEVLDINDNPPSFPEPDLTVEISESATPGTRFPLESAFDPDVGTNSLRTYEITPNSYFSLDVQTQGDGNRFAELVLDKPLDREQQAVHRYVLTAVDGGQPQQRTGTALLTIRVLDSNDNVPAFEQPVYTVSLPENSPPGTLVLQLNASDPDEGQNGEVIYSFSSHISARARELFGLSPRTGRLEVSGELDYEESSVYQVYVQAKDLGPNAVPAHCKVLVRVLDANDNPPEISFSTVKEAVSEAAAPGTVVALFSVSDRDSEENGQVQCELLQGDAPFRLKSSFKNYYTIVTEGPLDREQPGGDAYTLTVVARDLGEPALSTSKSIQVRVSDVNDNAPRFSQPLYQVYVSENNVPGAYIYAVSATDRDQGANAQLAYSILESQIQGMSVFTYVSINAENGFLYALRSFDYEQLKEFSFQVEARDAGEEPQPLAGNATVSILVVDQNDNAPAIVSPLPGRNGTPAREVLPRGAEPGYLVSRVAAVDADDGENARLTYSIARGNEASLFRMDWRTGELRTARKVPAKRDPQRPFELVIEVRDHGQPPLSSTAAIQVVLVDGAVERQGGGGGGGGGGLGAGGGGGGGAGGEHRPSRSGGETSLDLTLILIIALGSVSFIFLLAMIVLAVRCQKEKKLNIYTCLASDCCLGCCCCCPCCSRQARARKKKLSKSDIMLVQSSNVPSNPAQVPVEESGSFGSHHHNQNYCYQVCLTPESAKTDLMFLKPCSPSRSTDTEHNPCGAIVTGYTDQQPDIISNGSILSNETKHQRGELSYLVDRPRRVNSSAFQEADIVSSKDSGHGDSEQGDSDHDATNRGQSSARKRIC from the exons ATGATTGTGCTATTCCTCCTTGCCTTGCTCTGGATGGTGGAGGGAGCCCTTTCCCAGCTTCACTACACGGTGCAAGAGGAGCAGGAGCATGGCACGTTCGTGGGGAATATCGCCGAGGACCTGGGCTTGGACATTACAAAACTTTCGGCTCGCCGTTTCCAGACGGTGCCCAACTCCCGGAGTCCTTACCTGGAGCTCAACCTGGAGACCGGGGTGCTGTACGTGAACGAGAAGATCGACCGGGAGCAGATCTGCAAGCAGAGTCCCTCCTGCCAGCTGCACCTGGAGGTCTTCTTAGAGAACCCCTTGGAGCTGTTCCGGGTGGAGATCGAGGTGCTGGACATCAACGAcaatcctccctccttccctgagccGGACCTGACCGTGGAGATCTCCGAGAGCGCCACGCCGGGCACCCGCTTCCCACTGGAGAGCGCCTTCGACCCGGACGTGGGCACCAACTCGCTGCGCACCTACGAGatcacccccaacagctacttCTCGCTGGACGTGCAGACCCAGGGCGACGGCAACCGCTTCGCCGAGCTGGTGCTGGACAAGCCCCTGGACCGCGAGCAGCAGGCGGTGCATCGCTACGTGCTGACCGCGGTGGACggggggcagccccagcagcGCACCGGCACCGCCCTGCTCACCATCAGGGTGCTGGACTCCAATGACAACGTGCCCGCCTTCGAGCAGCCCGTCTACACCGTGTCCCTGCCGGAGAACTCGCCGCCGGGCACCCTGGTGCTGCAGCTCAACGCCAGCGACCCGGACGAGGGCCAGAACGGCGAGGTGATCTACTCCTTCAGCAGCCACATCTCGGCCCGGGCGCGGGAGCTCTTCGGCCTCTCGCCGCGCACGGGCCGGCTGGAGGTGAGCGGCGAGCTGGACTACGAGGAGAGCAGCGTGTACCAGGTGTACGTGCAAGCCAAGGACCTGGGGCCCAACGCCGTGCCCGCCCACTGCAAGGTGCTGGTGCGGGTGCTGGACGCCAACGACAACCCGCCCGAGATCAGCTTCTCCACCGTGAAGGAGGCGGTGAGCGAGGCGGCCGCGCCGGGCACGGTGGTGGCCCTGTTCAGCGTCTCGGACCGGGACTCGGAGGAGAACGGGCAGGTGCAGTGCGAGCTGCTGCAGGGCGACGCGCCTTTCCGCCTCAAGAGCTCCTTCAAGAACTACTACACCATCGTGACCGAGGGGCCGCTGGACCGCGAGCAGCCGGGCGGCGACGCCTACACCCTCACGGTGGTGGCCCGCGACCTGGGCGAGCCGGCTCTGAGCACCAGCAAGTCCATCCAGGTGCGGGTGAGCGACGTGAACGACAACGCGCCGCGCTTCAGCCAGCCCCTCTACCAGGTGTATGTGAGCGAGAACAACGTGCCGGGCGCCTACATCTACGCCGTCAGCGCCACCGACCGGGACCAGGGCGCCAACGCCCAGCTCGCCTACTCCATCCTGGAGAGCCAGATCCAGGGCATGTCGGTCTTCACCTACGTCTCCATCAACGCCGAGAACGGCTTCCTCTACGCCCTGCGCTCCTTCGACTACGAGCAGCTCAAGGAGttcagcttccaggtggaggccCGCGACGCCGGCGAGGAGCCGCAGCCGCTGGCCGGCAACGCCACCGTCAGCATCCTGGTGGTGGACCAGAACGACAACGCGCCCGCCATCGTCAGCCCCCTGCCGGGCCGCAACGGCACCCCGGCGCGGGAGGTGCTGCCCCGCGGCGCCGAGCCCGGCTACCTGGTGAGCCGCGTGGCGGCGGTGGACGCGGACGACGGGGAGAACGCGCGCCTGACCTACAGCATCGCGCGGGGCAACGAGGCCAGCCTCTTCCGCATGGACTGGCGCACCGGCGAGCTGCGCACCGCGCGCAAGGTGCCGGCCAAGCGCGACCCCCAGCGGCCCTTCGAGCTGGTGATCGAGGTGCGGGACCACGGGCAGCCGCCGCTCTCCTCCACCGCCGCCATCCAGGTGGTGCTGGTGGACGGCGCGGTGGAGCgccagggaggcgggggaggcggcggcggcggcggcctgggcgcggggggaggcggcgggggaggggcgggaggggagcatcGCCCCAGCCGCTCCGGGGGCGAGACCTCGCTGGACTTGACCCTCATCCTCATCATCGCCCTGGGCTCGGTGTCTTTCATTTTCCTGCTGGCCATGATCGTGCTGGCCGTGCGCTGCCAGAAGGAGAAGAAGCTCAACATCTACACCTGCCTGGCCAGCGACTGctgcctgggctgctgctgctgctgcccctgctgcagccGCCAAGCCCGGGCCCGCAAGAAGAAGCTCAGCAAGTCGGATATCATGCTGGTGCAGAGCTCCAACGTCCCCAGTAACCCGGCCCAGGTCCCGGTGGAGGAATCGGGCAGCTTCGGATCCCACCATCACAACCAGAACTACTGCTACCAGGTCTGCCTCACTCCGGAGTCAGCCAAGACCGACCTGATGTTCCTcaagccctgcagcccctcccggAGCACTGACACGGAGCACAACCCCTGTGGGGCCATAGTGACGGGTTACACGGACCAGCAGCCTGACATCATCTCCAATGGCAGCATATTGTCTAACGAG ACAAAACATCAGCGTGGAGAGCTCAGTTATCTAGTTGATAGACCTCGACGGGTAAACAG TTCTGCATTCCAGGAAGCAGACATAGTAAGCTCTAAGGACAGTGGTCATGGAGACAGCGAACAAGGAGACAGTGATCATGATGCCACTAATCGAGGTCAATCCTCTG